The genomic DNA CAAGGATACGGGTTCGACTCCCGTTGCCCGCTTATGAGCGTTTTGACGAGCCCCGCGAAGGCAAAAATATCATAAACGGCAATCTGCCTTCTTTCATTAGCTTACTCCTTGCTGACAACCTTCCTCAACTTCTTGTGATAACTTTTAGCAAAACGGTGGGCTTCGTCACGAAGATTTCGCAAATGACTGTACCACTCTTCCCTTCTATCAGGCCTTATTACCCGCCAGTTTAAAGGTCCACTCAAGTTTTCCATAACAAAGTAATCGTGAGGCTTAAAAATTCCAACTACTTTTACGGTTTTCCATAAATTATGATATTCCTTCTTTTGGACATCCTTGGGAACCTTTAACAATAATTCCTTAACGGCTTCAAGTACTTTACCAACCTGACCTTTTCCACCATCAATAAGAAGAATTTTAGGCACCGGCCAATCGGGGTGGTTAAGCCTACGCTTTAAAACCTCTTTCATCATGTGAAAATCACTAATACCCTTGGTATATTTAATCCGAAACTTTCTATAGCTGCTTTTGTCGAGCTGACCGTTTGTAGATACAACCATTGATCCAGTTGCCCATTCTCCCATGATGTTTGAAATATCATAACATTCGACCCTGAATGGCTGCGAATTCTCAACGTCAAACCCCTTTGAAATTCCTTTTACTCTGGAGTTACGGATATCTTCAATAAGGTTTGGATTATCTTCATATTCATAAGGTGTAACACGTGTGTACGAAAATGATTCAAGCTCTTTAATGTGTTCGTTAACTGTTTTTGCGTTTTCATATTGTTCCTTGTTTGAATAATATTTACGTTTTCTCTCTAATTCAGCCATATAGCTACTATATCCACTTTTAAGAATCTTTCTAATGCGTGAAACATTAGTTCTGTTTTCCAGAAGCCCTTCTTTGCGTGCACATGGACCTGTACACAAGCCAATCTCACCATACAAACAAGGACGGTTTAATCGTTGATATTTTCTAAACTTGCTTTGACTACAATTTCTATACGGAAAAACATGACGAATAAGCCTAAGCACATTATTCACAATATTCCCCTGAGGATAAGGCCCGTAATACTTAGCTCCCTTATACCTTTTTTCATGGGTACTTCCGACCGATGCAATAACCTCCGGCTTACCATTAATCTCTTCCTTTAAATTTTGAATGAATATATGCTTATAACCCTTGCCGTCTTTGCCCATACTGTTGTAGTGTGGCATGTACTTTTTAATGAGGTTAGCTTCAAGAATAAATGCCTCTAGCTCGTTACGAACCTCGATAAATTCGATGTAAGATATTTCGGCAACAAGGGCAGTGGTTTTTTCACCTAAGGCATCCTTACTTGTAAAGTATGAACTAACCCTGTTTCTAAGAGATTTCGCTTTACCTACATATATGACTTT from Candidatus Dojkabacteria bacterium includes the following:
- a CDS encoding GIY-YIG nuclease family protein, producing MYKASEIIKNKSILPREPGVYIYRNSAKKVIYVGKAKSLRNRVSSYFTSKDALGEKTTALVAEISYIEFIEVRNELEAFILEANLIKKYMPHYNSMGKDGKGYKHIFIQNLKEEINGKPEVIASVGSTHEKRYKGAKYYGPYPQGNIVNNVLRLIRHVFPYRNCSQSKFRKYQRLNRPCLYGEIGLCTGPCARKEGLLENRTNVSRIRKILKSGYSSYMAELERKRKYYSNKEQYENAKTVNEHIKELESFSYTRVTPYEYEDNPNLIEDIRNSRVKGISKGFDVENSQPFRVECYDISNIMGEWATGSMVVSTNGQLDKSSYRKFRIKYTKGISDFHMMKEVLKRRLNHPDWPVPKILLIDGGKGQVGKVLEAVKELLLKVPKDVQKKEYHNLWKTVKVVGIFKPHDYFVMENLSGPLNWRVIRPDRREEWYSHLRNLRDEAHRFAKSYHKKLRKVVSKE